The DNA window TTAACCTCAAAAACACGTTCAGCCTCCTTAAAACTAAAGGACAGCATCCTTGCTTGAGAGGCAAGATTCTGGAAATCTTCCCAATTTTTGCACCTTAGGCTTAAATGTGGACCCATCGGAACCTGCGCATGCACTATTGCTGGCGTGGTTGGGGCGGGCTGTTTTGGCTGCTCAGCGGGCAGGGTTGGTGTTGGCGGCGCTGTTTTTGGTGTTGTTTGGGCGTGGTTGATTAGTGCGGCTACTTCTCTTTGGAGAAGGTCGATTTTTTTGTTTATGCCTTCGATTTTTCCTGCCATTTCGCCTGTGTCACTTATTTGTTCGGTGACTGTGCCTAGTTCGTTGATTAGTTTGTCGAGGTCTTTTTCGTGTTCTTTGAGAACGTTGACTATGAAGTCAAGTGCCTCTAATGCTTCGTTTTTTGGTTTATCTGATATGTGCTTTTTCCCCCTGATATCGCAAACCTTACTATACGAGATATGCTTTTAAACATGACGAATCCTAAAACAGGACTCAAACTACAGATTCAAAATAAACAAAAACACCTAATTAACCTTAACCCAAAAAACCACAGATATGTTGCTTTTGCATAGACTACCCTTCTAAGTAGATTAAACATCTAAGTGAACCCTATTTGACTATACTTTAACTGCATTTGCTTTTTTCCTACGCGTAAACGCCATCAGAATAACCAGTGCCCCAGCGACAACTATTGCTGCAACTATGCAACCTGCCAAAGTGGCATCCAGAAGTGGCTCATCCAAAGCCGCGAGGTCCATTTTTATTTGATGTGTACTGTGCGAGTAATTCAAGGTTATAATCCACGATGTTTCATCGGAGAAAATTTGGGGCTCAATCAAGTCCCCATCCAAATACACTCTCAAATCATCCAGGTTTGGAAGAAAACTCTTAGCCACCGATACATTCACGTAGCCTGTGGTTCCAGAGTCCCCCGTAACATTGAAACTTAATTCCTGTTTTTGGCTGTCAAAGGCAAGAGCGGTTATTGTGCTGTTTGATTGGAAATTGAAAAATTCGGGGTTAGGTGTTGAAGATGGCGTTTGGGTTGGTGTAGTGGTTGAGTTTAGGGTTGCGTATTTGAGCCAGCGATCCATATAGTAGCTTATATGCGGGGTTCCAGCTGAATCAAGAGCAAGGGAACATTCATGCCCTTCTGTGTCTACCGTTTGTATGTTCCAGCTTGAACCAGTCCATGTAGCATACTTAACGCCTGGATTAGTCGTAAATGCTATATGGGGATTATTTGCGGAATCTAAAACAAGAGAACATGAGTAGGCAGCGGTCTTTGAATATATCATCTCAACATCCCAACTTGAACCGTCCCAACTGACATATTTCAAACCAGAAGGAAAGCCAGTGTCACAATAGCACATATGCGGATAACCGTTTGAGTCTAAAGCAAGAGAGCATGACCACGATGGACTTCCGCTTGAATCCACAGTTTGAACTTGCCAACCTGAATCTGTCAAAGTGGCATAATTAAAATCGTGCTCATAAGAACCCATATTGAAGCAACAAATATGTGGAGTACCTTTTGAGTCAAATGCAAGTGAAGAAGTTTGTCCTCCACCAACCGTTTGCATATCCCACTTTAAACCATCTAAACTGGCATATTTGCCATCATAACTAATATGAGGATCACCATTAGGGTCTAAACAAAGAGAAGAGTAATAACCACCACGTGAAACACACAATGTATTCCAATCTGAACCATCCCAATTAACATAGAATAATGCTGCTCCAGTTGTGAGGTCAGCATAGGTTATGTGTGGGTTATTAGAAGAATCCAAAACAAGACAGATGTCACCGCCAAACCCGCTAGTGGAAGCCACTTTTTGGGTACTCCAACCAGTTCCGTTCCAACTAACATAGTTTAAACCTTCACCGATACCGCCATAAATTATATGAGGGTACCCATTAGAATCTAAAGCAATTTTGGTATCATAAACGTCTTCTCTCATATCTTTTACTTTTTGAACATTCCAAGTTGGGGCTGCTGCTTGTTGGGCTTGTGTTTTGTAACAGCTTAAAAACATGGTTAAACAAAGTGTGAGCACCAATATACTTACCATAACTGCCTTTTTTTGCAAGTACTTAACCCTCAATTGCAACTTGTGGCATCTACCTTTATTATCCTATCGCAAAAAAGGGTGCTTAACTTTGGGTTTTGTTGTGAAGGGTTTGCAGGTAGCTTGGGAGGCTTTCAATACAGCGAATCTCCTTGCCTGCTAAACGGAAGAGTTGAAGCCAAAAGGTTTGGTCGGGAACGATTTTTAGGCGTTCAAGTTCAACTTTGAGGCGACGTGTGGCTTCTTTACCGCGCCTGTCAAAATCCAAAAAAAGAATAACCCTGCCCGAACCTGTCTGCTCTATTTCTGAGATGACATCAAGGAAGGATTTGCCCCCTGTTTTCAGGGTTAAAACTTTGCCGCTGATTCCCAGTATTTTTAGTGCGTCAGCATCTTTTTTGCCCTCAACCAAAAGGGGTGTGCCTTTGGCGGCTTCAGTGGTGAGTTGAACGATAAGTTCTTGAAGTTTCTCTTCTCTTTCTCTGAGCCGAGATGACAAGGCGTTTACCTTGTGACTTTGGCTTTGCGAATTGTCTCCAAGCAGTCTTTGGCTTCCAAGTTGTTAGTGAAGTAACGGCGGACAGGCTCCAGTATTTTTCCAAGTTCAGTGGCGACGCCGTTTTTGAGGTCCATCGGGTGCAGGTTTCCTTCGGCAAAGGTTGTTTCGAGTTGTTGGAAGCTTTCAAAGCAGATGTTGCCGCCGAATTTGGCTGGGCGTTCAATCGTGAAGGTTGAGTGTTCTCGGAATATGATGTATTTAGCGATGTCTAAAATTGGGTTGTATTTTATTGTGCGTTCGGGGCAGAAGGCTTTAGACATTTTTTTCTTTATCTCTTCGGGTGTGTCGTAGATGAATATGCAGGTGTCAGGTTTGCTTTTGCTCATTTTCGCTGATGCCACTGCCTCTTTTTCTTGCCCCTCGGGAATTGGCCAAATGCCCGGTTTTGCCAGTCCCTGTAGCAGGTGATGATGGATGCAGACAGGTTTGTAGCAACCGATTTTCTCGCCGATTTCTCGTGCTACCATATTGGCTTTACGCTGGTCCATGCCGAGTTGGCACATTTTGACTTTCATGTGAAATATGTCAGCTACCTGCATGGGCGTGTAAAGGTAGTCGCTGACGTAGTGGGCTTCGCCTTCCTTGCGTCCCGCGATTTCCAGCGTGCGGGTGGTTCGTGCTAAGGTGAGATTTTTGGCGATAACCATGGTTTTAGCCCAGTAATCCAAATTGTCATAGAGCTTATCAGAATAAATGAACTCAACCTTGTCACCGGGAACACCCAATGCAAGCCAACTATGCCTAAACAAGTCAGCGGCTTTACGGATAAGTTCAAGGTCGCCGCCGAGCTTATTGTTGAGGTATGCGTGCCATGTAGCAAGGAAAGCTTTGAAATGGATGCCTGCTTCGGCGAAGTCTCTCATTTTATATGCGCAAATCACGCCTGTTCCCAAATGCGCCAGCCCTGATGGTTCCCAGCCGTTGTAGGCGATGGGGTGCTCTTCAGTTTCCAAAAGTTGCCGCAAATCATCTACGGTTACGATTTCTTCAGTTGGTGGTCTGCAGATAAGCTCAAGTTTTTTCTCTAAATCCACGGTGTTTCAGCTCAATTGTCATAGCTTAGATTGTGACTGGTAATTTAAGAATTTAGTTGCTGAAAGGCTACCGTTGTTAAGGAGTGTATGCTGTTAGCTGGTACCAAATCGTGATTTTTTGCGTTGTGCTTTTTTTATGTAGGTTTGCATTTCTCTGTTTTGGATGGTTTTTTGAGAGAGCGTTTCTGGAGCATACGTCAAGGGCAATATAGCTAAGAATAGGAAGAAGCTGGTGAAGGAGAAGATTGCTGTTGAATTAATTAGTGAAGATATTTCAGTACCTATTGAAAGTTCAGTGAAAATTGAGAACAGGAAAGGCAAATAGCCGATGGCGTAGAATTTTTCGCTTTTCTTTCCCATTGCAATGTCACCCCAGATGGTCATCAGGAAAATAGTGTAAAATATACCCCACGAAACCCCATCAGCAACCGTGTAAAACCACCAACTGACAAGGTTTTGTTCAAAAAGCCCAAGACTCGCATATCCTATGCCTAAGAGCACAAAACCTATAAGCACAAGGCGTTTACGTCCAAAACGGTCAGCGAAAAAGCCTGTTGCTACCGCGATTACTCCTGCTAGCAAGTTTTCGATAAGTATTGATTGTTGGAATAAGTCAGGGAATATGTTGTTGACTATGGGTGTGCTGATGTAGTTGACTATTGCAAACATCATCCATGGAACGAAATAGAGGACAAATGTTTTGTTGGTGAAAACTTCTTTGTATTTGACATTTTTTTGAATGACTTGGTCGGGGGGTTTTATTATAAAGATTAATGCAAAAGCTAACGCTTGACCAATAGCTAAAACCACAGCGTTCATGGCAACACTAGAAAGACCTATGGCGCCAAGTAAAAACACGGCTATAAAACTTATTAGAAAAGTAAATCCGCCAAATCTTGCACGATTCTCCTCTTTAGTCACCCACGCAAAATATGCCAAAGCAACAGGCATACCTAAACCAAAATAGGCACCACTTAAAGCAAAGTAAAACATGGATTGATAAAGAACAGAAAAATCCATAACCAATCCCAAAAGCGCCAATGCCAACCCAACAAGCAGCCAATTACGAAGAAAAGAAATCCGACAGAACCTTTTAGATAAAACAAACCCGAAAAATATCGCAAGTACTGTTCCGATTAGGTTCATTGCCCAAATCATTGTTGATTGAGAACTTGAGAATCCAGCGGATACTGTTACGTCTGATATGAATTTGCCACTGTAGAGATACCACACAAAAGTATCAGCCACTAAAATTAATGCCGCAAAAAAGCTTCGGAAACTACCGTTAGGCGTACTTATGAAAGAGCGCTTAGCCGTAAGTTCCAAAATGGATCCTCAAATCAGTTAAAATAAGAAAAAGAGGTTATTGTGTGTTTTTGTGAGCAGAACAGGAAACAAAGGATTTTGCTCAGGAAATTTACCACCACATGCCAACTACGGTAGGGGTAGGTTTTGCTTGGATTTTAGCTTTCTTGTTCAATATTTGCCACCTCCATTATCCAATTGTGTGCCTGTTGAGTGTCTAATCTAACATGATAGGTTACACCAACACAGTTTGTATTGGTTGCATAGGAATGTAATGCAATAACAATGTTTGAGTCCCCAAGCAACACTGGACCACCTGAATCACCAGTGCAGATTCCGCCTCTACCATTACCAGCATTTGCTGAACACCGAATGTATTCATCGCTCCAAGCAAAATTACCTGAAACTGTCGTGGCATAAGCGTAGTTGCGCATGATGTATCCTGCAGTTGCCGTTTCAAAGCCATATCCGACAAGAGTTACATCTGTTTTAGGCAAATCATCCACGATACCTAATTCGGGAAGTTGCCCATAACTGCTAACAACATTTGTTGGCACCGGCTCGTTTAGGATAATCACTGCCAAATCGTTATGCATAAAATCACCCAGTGCACCTTGAGTTGCCATGCTAAACTGTGGGTCTGGATAAGCGGTGCCTTCGTAAATGGAGGTTACGCCTTGAATCTGAAGCGCACCATCTTGGACACCCCACGTTATTGGTCCCTGATCAAAGCAGACCATGACGTTTGGGGTAACGCAACCATGTGCAGTTGTTATCATTACTGTTGGTGAAATGAGAACTCCGCTACAGATGGAAACGGGAAGTATGTTATTGCTGCTGTCCTGCTCGTAAAAGACTACTAAGCCGACAAAAGAGTGAGCATCATCTGGGTGTATGTTTCCTGTTATGGCATATGCTGGCACGGCAGATATTGACAGGATAATTATTAGTGCAAGAATTGTTGTTTGGGTTTTTGTTTGGCGCATTTTTGTGTCCTCTTAGCCCTTGGTAGGTTACTTTTTCGTAAGATATAAGTATATTGAACATTAATACATCATAATACCATTATATGCACCAAAACCAACTTCTAAAGAGAAAACAGCATGACCAAACAAGACCTCACCCTGCAAATACAAACCCTGCTCACAAAATACGGACAAAAAGGCCTACAAACCACAAAACAAAACCTCAAAGACAAAAACATTGCACAACCCATCCAAAAAATACTCACCTACTTCATAGAGGAAACATGGCCAAACACCCATCACCCCGCCCTCATCGCACTCAGCTGCGAAGCCGCAGGTGGCAACCCAGAGGCAGCCAGCACAATAGGCGCTGCAGTTGTTATGCTTACAGGCGCAGCTGACATCCATGACGACATAATCGATAACTCCAAAATCAAAAGCGGAAAACAAACAATCTACGGCAAATACAACAAAGAACTGGTTTTGCTGGCGGGCGATGTCTTGTTTTTGAAAGGATATTTCCTTCTTCAAGAAGCATGCAAAGGTTTTCCCGCAGCCAAACAGCAGGCAATAAACAGCACCATTGAGCAAGCATTTAACAAAATCGCAGCAGCCATAACCAGCGAAAGAGTTCTGCGAGAAAAACCAGTCAACCCTGACATGTTCCACAAGGTTTTGGAGCAAAAAGGCACGATAACACAGGCATGTGTGGAAGTCGGCGCGATTTTGGCAGATGCCCCTGAGGAGCAGCGGATGGTTTTGTGTCGTTTTGGGAAAACTTTGGGGTACTTGATGACTCTAAAAAACGAGTTTGACGACCTATACAAATGTGCCGAGATTAGAAATCGTTCAAAAAACGAGATTCTGCCCTTGCCGTTGCTGTATGCCCTAAAAGATAATGCGGCAAAAAAACAGTTAACTCCCCTGCTGCAAGGAAAAATAAGCCAGAAAAAAACCCGACAAATCGCGGAAATAACCGAAAACGTACAGCGCGTAATCCAACTAAAAACCGACATGTTCTACCTAAAAAACAACGAACAAATAAAACTAAGCCAGCTCCCAAACACTGACGCCCTAAAACTTCTCCTTGACTACACAGTCGTTGAGGCATAACGGTTTTTCGCGGGTAATGTCTCCCCCGTAACCTAACACTCAACCGCACAGCTAAGCGTCGCTTAAAGCTTGGTTAAGCTCTCTCGGCGAGGGATTTTGCTCCCGCAGCTCACCTGTTCCATAATTGGGTAGAACTCGCTCGTCACTGGGTGCAAGATTTGTGGTGCTTGCTCCTCTGTTGAGTCCGTCGTTATGGGTGCTCAATTTCGGTGAGCAAAAAAAATAGTACAACGGTACAGATTAAACATTGCTATACATTCTCGGTTATTTCGGAGACCCTCTCCTATGTTTTCTGCATAGGTTGGCTATTAGGCTCCTAATAGAAACGCAACCACTCCTACCCCTCTATGGTTTCTGCAATGAATTACTAATAGGCTCCTATTAGGCTCCAAATATGTTGGCACCGTTTCCAATCGTGATACCGAAACCTAAAAAAACCCACACAAACCTATCATTGCACCCAACAGGGGCCAGTAGATCAGCCTGGTATGATCGCCGCGTTCGCAACGCGGAAGCCGCGGGTTCAAATCCCGCCTGGTCCACCACAAAATTTTGCACTACCAATGCATTGTCATTAGCCTTTATGTTTGAAATTCTTAATTAGGGTCGTTATGTTTTATTTTTTATTGAGGCAAATATTGTTGTGTGCCTCTACAGCTGATTCTGTGTTAATTCAATCCAAAAAGAAGAAAAAGGCTCCAAAGAAGAATCGTGAGTTGTCAAGTCAAAAGACAAAGCTGCTTGAGTTAGCGGAGCAAGTAGCGCATTTTGGCAGTTGGGAATGGGATATATCAAAGCCAAGAGCAATTTGGTCTCCTGAGTTGTTTCGGATTTTTGGTATTGCACCAAGACGTGAGGGATTAACCCTTGAAGAATACCGAAGTTTCATTCACCCAGACGACTTAGAGCGGATAAGCAAAAGAATGGACATAAGCAACGTGAAAGTCAAGTTAAATCAAACATCTAAAGTTGACTACCGTATAATCCGTGGTGATGGTTCTATTCGGACAATTCATTCTCAGCGTCAGGTAAGAGAAGTTACAGAGGAGGGCAAACTCAAAGTTATCGTAGGTGTAGACCAAGACGTGACCGAGCAAAAGGAGGCAGAGGAGGCGCTTCGTCACAGTGAGGAACGTTTTCGCGCAGTTGCGGAAGCAGCTAACGTTATGGTCTACGAATCTGACTTGGTCACGAATAAAGTCCACGTTGTTAGGGGTGAAAAGGAGCTGATGGGGTTTGAATCTTTTGAAGGTGGCGATCGAACTGTTGATTGGGTTTTAAGTCGCATCCACCCAGACGATGCCCCACATGTACTGTCAGTATGGGGTAAAGCAAAAAACAATCCGAACGTAAACTGGTACTCTTTAGAGTATCGCATACGTCACAAAAATGGTCGCTACCTCATAGTGAAAGATACTGCAAAAGCCGTAAAAGACAGGAACGGCAAAACAGCATTTTTTATCGGTGGCATACGAGATATTACACGACGAAAGCGGGACCAAGAAAAAATCAGGCAATACAGCAAGCACCTTGAGGAATTAGTGGATGAACGTACCCGTCAACTTCAGGAAAAAGAGCGGTTAGCTGCCATTGGTGAAACGGCGGGCATGGTTGGACATGACATCCGCAACCCTCTTCAATCGTTAACTGGTGATGTTTACCTCATAAAAACAGAATTAGACAGCCTACCCAAGAGCGGTATAACAAAAAGTATTATCGAATGCGTAGATAGTATCGAACATGATATTGGGTATATTAACAAAATTGTTGCGGACCTGCAGGATTACTCTAGACAGCTAAACCCTGAATTTCAAAAGGTGAACTTAGCAGAAGTAATTGGAGATGTGGTTAAGAAAATCTCTTTTCCTGATAATGTAAAGTTGATTCTAAACATTGAATCTGTTCCAGAAGTAAGCTTGGAACGCACTTTTTCTAGGCGGGCATTAACTAACCTAATCAACAACGCTATCCAAGCTATGCCAAACGGGGGACAACTTGAAGTCACAGCATATCAAGAAAAAAACCAAATTAACATGGTAGTTGCAGACACAGGGGTGGGTATACCAGATGACATTAAAGCCAAAGTTTTCACACCAATGTTTACTACTAAGGCTAAAGGTCAGGGGTTAGGTTTGGCGGTGGTTAAGCGTTTGGTTGAAGCTCAAGGCGGAAGCATCAGTTTTGAGAGCAAAATTGGTGTGGGTACAAAGTTTTTGATTAAATTGCCCATCGAAAGACCTTAACTAAAGAAGCTATGGGTTCAAATCCTTGTCAACTTTTTTGGTAATTTGTTACTTTTTTGGTTTTGTGCGTCCAGCGAAAATTGCGCCTGAGGTTCCAATTAAGTCGATTCCAACTATTCCTATAACTGTTGCAATCCCCGTATGATTCTCTCCGAAAAGTAGTTCTCCCGCTACCATCACAGCAGCCCCTATCAAACACAACGAAATCCCAAACACAAAAATAACAAACGCCCAACGCATTTGTTGCACGCCCATTCTATCAATAATAAAGGCTCTATATTCAGTTTAATGTTGTGGAAGAGGTGTTTATGGGAATCTTCTTATAGTCAGAGTTGCCCAGTTATTTTTTATGGGTTGAGTTTTATGGGTAAATTAAACGGTAAAGTAGCAGTTGTTACTGGCGCTGCTCAAGGCATCGGACGAGAAATCGCCCTAGTCTTGGCTGAGGAGGGCGCCGCGGTTTTTGTTTTGGATATTTCAGATAAAATTTTTGAGGTCGCCAAGGAGGCAGAAGGGGTTATTGCGGTTAAATGTGACGTAACTGATCCTGCATCTGTTGAATCCGCCATGACGCAAGCAATTGAAAAACATGGGAGCATTGACATTTTGGTTAATAACGCGGGGATTTATCCGCAGAAACCATTTCTTGAAATGACCAAGCAGGACTGGGACAAAGTCATAAACATCAACCTCAATGGAACCTTTAACTGCACCAAAGCAGTCATCCCAAAAATGGTTACAAAACATTACGGCAAAATCGTAAACATCGCCTCCATCGCAGGCGCAGTCGTGGGATTCTCCAACTTGACGCATTACAGCGCAAGCAAAGGCGCAGTAGCAGGATTCACAAAATCGTTGGCACTTGAAATGGCACCGCACGGCATCAACGTAAACGCGATTGCTCCTGGACCCATCGATGTTGGCATAATTCCTGTGGGCTCCGAAATCGCACAGCAAACCGTAAAAGCAATTCCTGTGGGCAGGATGGGGCAACCGCGAGATATTGCTGATTTGGTGGTGTTTTTAGCCAGCAACCAAGCAGGCTTCATCACAGGACAATGTATCGTGTGTGATGGAGGATACACGCTGCCCTAAACTCCGCTTTAATCAAATATAGCTGCCCTTTAGTATCTTTTATATTTACGTTTTATTTTACTGAAACCTATCAAGATAGCGATTGGTGAAATAAAGAATATGAAGTTACCAGGTTTTGTTCAGCAGGAAATCCAGCAAATTCATACACAATTAGCGCCTGAAAAAACCAGTTTGGAGTTGATTATGCTTCAGCAGGCGGTTTATAATAAGAAGGCGATTTGGCTACAGGGAACAGTTACTTCGGTGGTCAGCATTGATGAGATGGATTCTCAAACTGTGGGCACCTGGTTTATGAATCTGCCCACAACCGTGCAAACTACTGCATCAGCAACCTGCTTTTACCTGCAAGATGCTAGGGGTCAGCAAATTTTGGTGAAATATCCAAGTGATGTTGACGTTTCAGCAATGGATAACGTAACGGTAGTAGGTATTTTTAGGGCACATGGGGTTATTGTTGAAACCAAGGGGTTATTGCGGACAAAACAGGAAGAACTCAACAACTCCTTAGGGGAACCATTCATTGGAGCCATAACAGTAGAAAATCAGACCAAACAAAAAATGGAATACATAAGACAAAACCTGTAGAACCCGCGGATTTAAATGCTGCATACCAGCAATATTTTAAGTAACAGGTGAAAGCATGAGCAAAAAAATTGAATGCCGCAACACCGATTACACAAAGGGGTTTAGCATCACCCGTGAAAACGGCGTTTTTGTTGCAACCAAAGACAAAGTCAGACTAACAGCGGCGACAGCTGAAGAAATCAATAAGTTAATTCAAAACCAAAAATAGCCGCTAAACATCCAAACTGGCTCTTTTTCGGACTCCTGCCCCTATATTTTCGACACCGTCTATCTCGGGTAGTCTTGATTGGAGTTGGCTTCCTGCAGCAGCTTCAGCTTCCTCCAAAATCGACAATGCATCCGCGCTTGCCATGGTGGAAGTGACTTGTTGCATGTCACTTTGCTGCGTGGTAACCATAATGTCTGAGAGCAAATTGCCAATGTTACCTAATTCCTCGCTTGCCTGAGGGAAAATACTGCACATTTCGTTGCTGATTCCGCCCAAAGCATTTTTTGCTGGACCCAAAATAGTGACTAAATCGCCCATTTCTGAGACCGTGCTAAGACGCATGGAAACGCTTTGCAGTGCGAGGGAGGCGTTGTTTAGGAATTTTTTGGCTTTTCGGAGTTCTGCCAGTTCGGTTGCGAGGATGTTGGCACGTGCGGTTTCCCGGTTGGTCATGGCTTTGACGACTCGGCTAAAGAGTGCGTCTTCGCGTGCTTGGAAGCGTGCTACTGCAGCGTCAAGGTTTCGGGTCTGCATGTCTAGACGCTGGGTGACTTGTGCGATTTGGGTTTTTATGGGTTCTTGTTTTTTGCCTACGTTTAGAATTTTTGAGGTAACTGTTTCCTCTTTTTCTTTAGGTTTCCACCTGTCAATAAATCCCCTAACCACAACAATCACACAAACCCCATTAGAAGCGGATGATAAAAGACTTGTTTTAAACAAAAAGGTATAAACCCGCCCCATGAAGAAACTGTTTTTTCTCCCTAAATTTAAAGCCACACGGCTCAATAGGCTGAATCTTTGCGGTTTCTCATGGGAAAAAAATAAAATTAGTATTTAAGCAGTCAGCGTTTGAAGGGCTTTTTGTGCCCACTCATTATCATGCAACAGTGCCCGACCAATTGCTACCAAGTCCACTTTGCCCATCCGCACAAGATTGTCAGCAAATTCTGGCTGCGTGATTGCACCTACTCCAATAATGGGCACGTGGGTTTCTGCTTTGACGGCTTCTGCCTGCGGGATAAAGTAGCCTGAGATATGCTGGAGTTGCTTTGGGTTGCTTCCACACATGCCACCTGACACGTCCAAAATGTCCACGCCTGCTGCTTCAAGTTTTTGCGCGAAAATTATTGCTTCTTGCGCGTGGTTGCCGTTTGGTGCTAAATCATCCGCGCCCAACCGATACAGCAGCAATTTGTCACCCAGTGCCTTTTTGACCTTCTGCGTTACCAACAAAGGAAAGGCCATGCGTTTCTCAAGTGAGCCCCCAAACTCATCCTCACGCTTATTGAGCAATGGTGAGAAAAATTGGTTAAGCAAGTAACCGTGAGCACCATGGATTTCTACTCCGTCAAAGCCAGCTTTTAGCGCACGTTCTGTGGCGGCAACAAACGCCTCAGATATGGCGTAAAGTTCCTCGATTTGGAGCATTCGGGTTTTTCCGCGGTCGCTGGGTCCAGCAGGTTTTGCAC is part of the Candidatus Bathyarchaeota archaeon genome and encodes:
- a CDS encoding toprim domain-containing protein; the encoded protein is MSSRLREREEKLQELIVQLTTEAAKGTPLLVEGKKDADALKILGISGKVLTLKTGGKSFLDVISEIEQTGSGRVILFLDFDRRGKEATRRLKVELERLKIVPDQTFWLQLFRLAGKEIRCIESLPSYLQTLHNKTQS
- a CDS encoding tyrosine--tRNA ligase: MDLEKKLELICRPPTEEIVTVDDLRQLLETEEHPIAYNGWEPSGLAHLGTGVICAYKMRDFAEAGIHFKAFLATWHAYLNNKLGGDLELIRKAADLFRHSWLALGVPGDKVEFIYSDKLYDNLDYWAKTMVIAKNLTLARTTRTLEIAGRKEGEAHYVSDYLYTPMQVADIFHMKVKMCQLGMDQRKANMVAREIGEKIGCYKPVCIHHHLLQGLAKPGIWPIPEGQEKEAVASAKMSKSKPDTCIFIYDTPEEIKKKMSKAFCPERTIKYNPILDIAKYIIFREHSTFTIERPAKFGGNICFESFQQLETTFAEGNLHPMDLKNGVATELGKILEPVRRYFTNNLEAKDCLETIRKAKVTR
- a CDS encoding NADH:flavin oxidoreductase, with the protein product MPRLQDPLTVKDIMLRNRIVMPPMQSGRASFQGEVTTRLINFYARRSSAIGLPIVEHAYVEAMGKIGPKQLGIYSDSLISGFEALANAIHEVGAPAVVQISHAGGVANEKVISAKPAGPSDRGKTRMLQIEELYAISEAFVAATERALKAGFDGVEIHGAHGYLLNQFFSPLLNKREDEFGGSLEKRMAFPLLVTQKVKKALGDKLLLYRLGADDLAPNGNHAQEAIIFAQKLEAAGVDILDVSGGMCGSNPKQLQHISGYFIPQAEAVKAETHVPIIGVGAITQPEFADNLVRMGKVDLVAIGRALLHDNEWAQKALQTLTA
- a CDS encoding polyprenyl synthetase family protein; amino-acid sequence: MTKQDLTLQIQTLLTKYGQKGLQTTKQNLKDKNIAQPIQKILTYFIEETWPNTHHPALIALSCEAAGGNPEAASTIGAAVVMLTGAADIHDDIIDNSKIKSGKQTIYGKYNKELVLLAGDVLFLKGYFLLQEACKGFPAAKQQAINSTIEQAFNKIAAAITSERVLREKPVNPDMFHKVLEQKGTITQACVEVGAILADAPEEQRMVLCRFGKTLGYLMTLKNEFDDLYKCAEIRNRSKNEILPLPLLYALKDNAAKKQLTPLLQGKISQKKTRQIAEITENVQRVIQLKTDMFYLKNNEQIKLSQLPNTDALKLLLDYTVVEA
- a CDS encoding PAS domain-containing protein, giving the protein MSSQKTKLLELAEQVAHFGSWEWDISKPRAIWSPELFRIFGIAPRREGLTLEEYRSFIHPDDLERISKRMDISNVKVKLNQTSKVDYRIIRGDGSIRTIHSQRQVREVTEEGKLKVIVGVDQDVTEQKEAEEALRHSEERFRAVAEAANVMVYESDLVTNKVHVVRGEKELMGFESFEGGDRTVDWVLSRIHPDDAPHVLSVWGKAKNNPNVNWYSLEYRIRHKNGRYLIVKDTAKAVKDRNGKTAFFIGGIRDITRRKRDQEKIRQYSKHLEELVDERTRQLQEKERLAAIGETAGMVGHDIRNPLQSLTGDVYLIKTELDSLPKSGITKSIIECVDSIEHDIGYINKIVADLQDYSRQLNPEFQKVNLAEVIGDVVKKISFPDNVKLILNIESVPEVSLERTFSRRALTNLINNAIQAMPNGGQLEVTAYQEKNQINMVVADTGVGIPDDIKAKVFTPMFTTKAKGQGLGLAVVKRLVEAQGGSISFESKIGVGTKFLIKLPIERP
- a CDS encoding SDR family oxidoreductase, with translation MGKLNGKVAVVTGAAQGIGREIALVLAEEGAAVFVLDISDKIFEVAKEAEGVIAVKCDVTDPASVESAMTQAIEKHGSIDILVNNAGIYPQKPFLEMTKQDWDKVININLNGTFNCTKAVIPKMVTKHYGKIVNIASIAGAVVGFSNLTHYSASKGAVAGFTKSLALEMAPHGINVNAIAPGPIDVGIIPVGSEIAQQTVKAIPVGRMGQPRDIADLVVFLASNQAGFITGQCIVCDGGYTLP
- a CDS encoding S1 family peptidase yields the protein MRQTKTQTTILALIIILSISAVPAYAITGNIHPDDAHSFVGLVVFYEQDSSNNILPVSICSGVLISPTVMITTAHGCVTPNVMVCFDQGPITWGVQDGALQIQGVTSIYEGTAYPDPQFSMATQGALGDFMHNDLAVIILNEPVPTNVVSSYGQLPELGIVDDLPKTDVTLVGYGFETATAGYIMRNYAYATTVSGNFAWSDEYIRCSANAGNGRGGICTGDSGGPVLLGDSNIVIALHSYATNTNCVGVTYHVRLDTQQAHNWIMEVANIEQES